GGCCGGTTTGGTGATGCCCTGGATGTTATCACGAAGCACCTTCCTGTGACGCTTGGCTCCTCCCTTTCCAAGACCTTTCCCTCCCTTGCCGCGACCGGTCATTTTGTAGTAGTTTGATTGAGATTGACTTCAGCGAAAATCACGAGCTCGCACCGCAACCGATGCTTACAACAGTTACAGCCGGAATGCCTCTCGCAACCGGCTAAATTCTCGTATTTATAAGCGACCGAGCGAGCCGCGAGCGAGTGAGTGGGGAGATACCTATGCATGCGCGATATGCTTTTGGGCTTGCGTTGCGtgcgtacctacctacgtacgtacatacaacatacatatacttattatatataattgaaataaataggtatatttattatcttatttaattttcaacaattgcattaattatttaatacataaacaatcTATCCGGTGTCTACTCCTCGTCGAATGTAAACGAcgtcttttaaatttatttagaatcaattttataaattttgactttttcAGATGTTTTTCTATGTATCCAGCTCGAgtacaagttttaattttgttctatgCTAATCAAATCATGACTTTTAATGGTAGTATGGTAGGCCTATGTAGTGACAGCGTGCAAAATACAAACGCGCCGTCTAatttaagaagaaaaaaattacatatgtatgtatctatgtcaggcaattgaaaattatgtacGCTACTATCTATggatatgtacctatataaccaGTTATGTGAACGGTTGAAGAGACTCGCAAAGTGTGTACAgagaaacaattatattatcagaATCATGTGCGGCCCTGAAAAGGGCCTTTTTGTTCGTCCGTTGTATGGATGAACGATACGgtggaatattattatttagtgtcTTACGCTGGTCACCGACTGCCGGCAAGACAGACGGCAGACCACGAACAAACACCATGTAAACACCACACCGCACGCACAACATACATTCACGATGAAtttgtgtattatattatttgggtGCCTAAGCGCGCTCGCCCCTGATCCTGCGCGCCAGCTGAATGTCCTTTGGCATGATGGTGACGCGTTTGGCGTGGATCGCGCACAGATTGGTGTCTTCGAAGAGGCCTACCAGGTACGCCTCGCTGGCCTCCTGAAGAGCCATAACGGCCGAACTCTGGAAACGAAGATCGGTCTTGAAATCTTGTGCGATCTCACGCACGAGACGCTGGAAGGGCAGCTTGCGGATCAGGAGCTCAGTACTCTTCTGGTAACGACGGATCTCACGGAGTGCTACAGTTCCCGGCCTGTAACGATGGGGTTTCTTGACACCGCCGGTGGCGGGGGCGCTCTTGCGAGCCGCCTTAGTGGCTAGCTGTTTCCTGGGTGCCTTACCACCGGTAGATTTACGGGCCGTTTGCTTGGTACGAGCCATTTCTAACAAATGCAAAGCAAAACAAATGCAGAGAACGAACGACCTCACTCGATTAGCAACCGAACGCGAATGAGGCGAAAATCGTGGGCTTTCGTCTCATTCCGGTAAGGGGATGGGGAATCAGT
This genomic interval from Plodia interpunctella isolate USDA-ARS_2022_Savannah chromosome 30, ilPloInte3.2, whole genome shotgun sequence contains the following:
- the LOC135310022 gene encoding histone H3 — translated: MARTKQTARKSTGGKAPRKQLATKAARKSAPATGGVKKPHRYRPGTVALREIRRYQKSTELLIRKLPFQRLVREIAQDFKTDLRFQSSAVMALQEASEAYLVGLFEDTNLCAIHAKRVTIMPKDIQLARRIRGERA